The genomic stretch cgggtgggtgatgaaaaagtggtctttcatgtgtgcaagtcaataaaGCAGCCCAACaacaccgaggtgtgctcttttgtggaccttgtcacagcagtgatagtcgatgacaccagtgcaatgatcaatgtagagGACCCATTCGAGgctgtattgttgaatcttgatgtcaatgatgatgagggccgagtggagtgtgtgaatgctttacatagaatgggctcttactcttatgagcctaggaaactctctcTAGATttcgagaataggaagactccaccaacaaaaccttcaattgaggagcctccggtgttggagttaaaaccgttgcctccacacctccggtatgagttcttaggcccaagttctactttgccagttattctttcctcttatattactaACATGCATGTTGATgctacattggcggtgcttcaaaagtggaaaaaggcaattggatggactttagctgatattcgggggataagccccgcattctgtatgcacaagattattttggaagatgatgcaaagccctcattGGAGCATCAAAGTAGGTAAAacaaggcaatgcaagaagttgtgaaaaaggaggtgatcaagtggttggatgttggggttgtgtaccccatctctgatagctcttggacttcacttgtacaatgtgtaccgaagaagggtggcatgaccgtggttgcaaattaacaaaatgagttgattcctaccagaaccatcaccggttggagggtatgcatgtactaccgcaagttgaataaagtgacccgtaaggatcactttcctttgccttttattGATTAGATGTTAGACctacttgctgggcgtgccttctactgtttcttggatgggtattctaggtataaccaaatcttgattgctccggaagatcaggagaagaccatattcacttgtccatatggcaccttcgccttttctaggatgtcttttgggttgtgtaatgcaccagctacattccagcggtgtatgatggtcattttcactgatatggtgaaAGAAATTTTGGAGGTATTCAtagacgactttagtgttgtgggagattcatttgatgagtgcttgaaaaatcttgatagagtcttggcccgttgtgaagaaaccaatcttgttttcaattgggagaaatgtcactttatggtggaagagggcaaagttgttgggcataaaatttcaaaacatggtaTTGAGGCAgataaagcaaaaattgatgtgatttcaaggctccctcccctacatctgtcaagggagttcgaagttttcttgggcatgcggggttctaccggagatttatcaaagacttttcggaggtagtgaatcctttgtgcaagttgttggaaaaagatgccaagttcgtgtttgatgacaaatatatgcaagcctttgaacttctcaaacataagttgaccaccactcctatcattaccgcatctaattggagcttaccctttgagctcatgtgtgatgcgagtgatGTTGTAGTTGGGGCGGTTTTgagtcaaagagtgaacaaaatatttcatccggtgtactatgcgagcaagacaatgaatgatgctccagtgaactacacggtgaccgagaaagaacttttggctattgtgttcgcaatggaaaaatttcggtcgtatctcatgggtgccaaggtcataatccATACCGTCCATGTCGTACTCCGGTACTTGATagcgaagaaggattccaaagctagactgatgcgatgactcttgttacttcaagagtttgatttagaaattgtggaccggaagggtagtgaaaaccaagtggcggaccacttgtcccgcttggaggaggaggggaggcctcgtgatggcctagagatcaatgattcatttcccgacgaacaactcctttcggtgtcgatgaatggtatgccatggtttacagatgttgctaatttccttctGACTGGTATAAccctgtgtgagctctcttctaaccaaaggaagaagctcaagcgagatagtttggatttctattgggatgagccgtacttgttcaagatttgcacagatggtatgatccgaaggtgtgtcttAGAgaaagagcaattgagtatcttagaggcttgtcattcctctcctaTGGTGACCATCATGGCAGGACGAGGACgacttctaaagttcttagttgtgggttttattggccaactttgtacaaagaggcaagtgaacttgtgaagaggtgtgactaatgtcaaagagcgggtgaaaTTTCGAATAAAGATGaaatgcctctcaataccatcctcgaggttgatatttttgatgtatggggcattgattttatgggcccatttgttagctcgtgtgggaacacatacattcttgtggtggtggactatgtttcaaagtgggttgaatccgtggctttgcccaacaatgaggctcgGAGTGTTGTtgtatttctcaagaagagcatttttacaaggtttggt from Nicotiana sylvestris chromosome 12, ASM39365v2, whole genome shotgun sequence encodes the following:
- the LOC138883905 gene encoding uncharacterized protein, encoding MTHQVSAIVHSMAPKLDNTCAFTVPYTIGSADFAKALCNLGNSINLMPYSVFKTLGIGQPRPTSMRLQMVDRTMKRPLGIIDDVLVRVDKFILPSNFVILDCEVYYKVPIILGRPFLTTGKALVNVEAGELTFRVGDEKVVFHVCKSIKQPNNTEVCSFVDLVTAVIVDDTSAMINVEDPFEAVLLNLDVNDDEGRVECVNALHRMGSYSYEPRKLSLDFENRKTPPTKPSIEEPPVLELKPLPPHLRYEFLGPSSTLPVILSSYITNMHVDATLAVLQKWKKAIGWTLADIRGISPAFCMHKIILEDDAKPSLEHQSR